Genomic DNA from Candidatus Sulfurimonas marisnigri:
TCATTCTTGAGTCCAATATCTACAAATGCACCAAAGTCAGCGATGTTTCGGACAACACCGGATACAAAACTCCCAACACTAAGCATAGCAATATCTGTAACGCCATCTTTAAAAGGAATAGGGGGCAAATCCTCCCTAGGGTCAAAACCAGGCTTATTTAGCTCTTTAATGATATCTTTTAATGTCTCTTCCCCTACATGTAGCTCCTGAGATTTTGTTTTTATATCTATCGAGCTTAACTCTAAAGCGCTCAATTTTTTTGCAATATCATAACTCTCAGGATGAATACCGCTGTTGTCAAATACACTTTTTCCATTTTTTATACGTACAAATCCTGCAGCTTGCTCATAGGCTTTTTTTCCGAGCCCTTTGACTTTTAAAAGTTGTTCTTTCGTTTTAAAGAGACCATTCTCCTCTCTAAAGGCAATTATATTTTGAGCAACTTTAGCGCCGACTCCGGCAACATAAGCAAGAAGAGAAGCCGAAGCTGAGTTTATGTCAACACCAACGCGGTTTACAAGGTCTTGGGTTACATCTGTTAGCTTTTTTTCCAAAAGTTTTTGGTCAACATCGTGTTGATACTGCCCTATCCCCAAAGATTTCGGGTCTATTTTAACTAGCGCTGCCATAGGGTCTTGCAATCTTCCGGCAATAGAGATAGCACCTCTAATTGTAACATCAAGGTTTGGGTACTCCTGAGCGGCTATTTTTGAAGCAGAGTAAACAGACGCACCAGCTTCAGAGACAACCGTGTAATTTAGTTTGGCATCTTCTTCTTTGTTTAAGCGGGCAAAAAACTCCTGTGTCTCACGAGAAGCTGTCCCGTTTCCAATAGCAACGCCTGTTATGTTATACTTTTTTGTTAGTGTTAGTACCTTGTTTTTAGAGTTCTCATAATCTTTTTTTGGCTCGGTAGGGTAGATTACAGCAGACTCTAGATAATTTCCGTTTTCATCAATAACAGCTAGTTTGCATCCACTCACAAAAGCGGGGTCAACTCCAAGAAGAACCCTTTTTGTGACCGGAGGTGTCATAAGAAGTTGGCTTAGATTCTTGCCAAAAGTATTAATTGCAGAAATATCAGCCTTCTCTTTTAGCTCTACATGTAGCTCTCTCTCAAGCGAGGGGAGGAGAAGTCTTTTCAGCCCATCTCTGTAAGCTTCAAACAGCAACTCTTTGGAGCTTGAGGCATGAGATGGGATTTTGTACCGTTTTATATTCTCTTCTATATGGCTTATGTCTGTGGTTATCTTTACCGAGAGCTCTTTTTCTTTTACCCCGCGCATAATTGCAAGGTAGCGATGGGAAGGGATATAAGCAACTTTTTCACCCTTTGCGTCTTTGTTTGCAAAATTCTTAAAAGTACCGTTCTCATCAAAACTCTTACTCTTTTTAACCTCTAAAATACCAAAACGGAGCATATTATTACGGATGGCTTCGCGCTCACGCGGCAAATCGGCATAACGCTCTGCTAAGATGTCTTGTGCACCTTTTACGGCTCCATCAACGGAGGAAACAACCCCTTTTATAAACTTTTTAGCTTCTTGTTTAAACTCAGAAGTAGTTAATCTGGCACTTTGCAAAGTATTGGCTAGAGGTGTTAAACCATTTGCCATAGCAGTTGTTGCCCGAGAACTTTTTTTCTCTTTAAAAGGTCGGTAAATATCTTCTAAAACTCTAAGAGTATCAGCCTCTTCTATGCTTTTTTTAATAGAGTCAGTTAAAGTTGCTCTCTCGGATATAAGTCTAGCAACTTCTTCTTTTCTCTCTAAAATTTTTTTACTACTTATGTAGATTGTCTCAAACTCACGAAGAACTTCATCATCTGCACCACCAGTCATCTCTTTTCTGTAGCGTGCAATGAAAGGGATAGTAGAACCCTCATCTAGAAGTTTTAAAATGTTTGCGATGTGCTCTTTTTTTAGTGGAGTTTTTTGTGTTAGTAACGTTATTAGATTTGTCATAAATGCAGCTTCTTTAATGATTGTATTTTTGAGAGATTTTATCTTATATTCACTTTGTTTTAAGTCTCTTATTTAGATATTAGTCGTTAAATACAAATTTAACAGTAATTTTAAGTTATAATCAATGTAATTTTTTTATGTTAAATTTAGATTGTTAAGGATTTTATCGTGAAGCAAACAGACCAGACTTTATTGGAACAGATGAGAATTACAGAATTTGAAATGGCAAATCGAAAAGAGTTGTTTTATCTTGAAGATGTTGATTTTAACCTTTTAAAAAAATGTAAAACTTTTATAGAGCCAAGAATGAATTCTCTAGTTGATGAATTTTATGAGATGCAGACATCGATTATAGAGATTGCACTGTTGATTGGTGATTCTGATACTCTATTTAGGCTTAAAAATGCACAGCATAAATATTTGCAAGATCTTTTTAGCGGAGTGTACGACCTTGAATATATTAATAATAGACTTAGAATCGGATTGGTGCACAAGCGTATTGGCGTTGAACCAAAGCTCTATCTCTCAGCAATAGGTACGCTAAAAAACCTCCTATTTAAAGTTATTAGAGAAGAGATGAAAGACTCACAAGAGCTAGTAGATACACTGTCATCACTGGATAAACTATTTTTATTTGATATAACTCTGGTCTTTGAGACATATATTAAAAGTTTGGTGGCAGAGATAGAATCTTCAAAAGAGAAGTCAGAACGGTATGCTTTAGCATTGGAAGAGACAGTAATGGAGCGTACGCATCAACTTGAGATTATGTCAACAACTGACGCTTTAACTGGTTTACTAAATGTAAGAAGTCTCTCAGAAACGCTTACAAAAATACTCAGGTCAGCTGAGCGTCGTTCTGAATTAGTAAGCATTGTTTACATTGACGTTAATGATTTTAAAATAGTAAATGACACAGACGGACATCAAAAAGGAGATGAAATTTTACGGGCAGTAGGTGATGCAATAAAAAAGGTATCTCGTATAGTGGATAACTGTTATCGTTACGGCGGTGATGAATTTTGCATAGTTTTACCAAATTGCTCTAAAGAAGAGGCGCATAATATTTATATGAACCGTCTTAGAACTGAGTTAAAGAAGAGTTTTAAAGATGTAACTTTAAGTATTGGTATTGTTGATGCAGGACCGACTGATTATTATGG
This window encodes:
- a CDS encoding helix-hairpin-helix domain-containing protein, encoding MTNLITLLTQKTPLKKEHIANILKLLDEGSTIPFIARYRKEMTGGADDEVLREFETIYISSKKILERKEEVARLISERATLTDSIKKSIEEADTLRVLEDIYRPFKEKKSSRATTAMANGLTPLANTLQSARLTTSEFKQEAKKFIKGVVSSVDGAVKGAQDILAERYADLPREREAIRNNMLRFGILEVKKSKSFDENGTFKNFANKDAKGEKVAYIPSHRYLAIMRGVKEKELSVKITTDISHIEENIKRYKIPSHASSSKELLFEAYRDGLKRLLLPSLERELHVELKEKADISAINTFGKNLSQLLMTPPVTKRVLLGVDPAFVSGCKLAVIDENGNYLESAVIYPTEPKKDYENSKNKVLTLTKKYNITGVAIGNGTASRETQEFFARLNKEEDAKLNYTVVSEAGASVYSASKIAAQEYPNLDVTIRGAISIAGRLQDPMAALVKIDPKSLGIGQYQHDVDQKLLEKKLTDVTQDLVNRVGVDINSASASLLAYVAGVGAKVAQNIIAFREENGLFKTKEQLLKVKGLGKKAYEQAAGFVRIKNGKSVFDNSGIHPESYDIAKKLSALELSSIDIKTKSQELHVGEETLKDIIKELNKPGFDPREDLPPIPFKDGVTDIAMLSVGSFVSGVVRNIADFGAFVDIGLKNDGMIHISKMSEKRISHPLEILALNQYLPQIEVISIDSEKGKIGLSLV
- a CDS encoding diguanylate cyclase domain-containing protein; its protein translation is MKQTDQTLLEQMRITEFEMANRKELFYLEDVDFNLLKKCKTFIEPRMNSLVDEFYEMQTSIIEIALLIGDSDTLFRLKNAQHKYLQDLFSGVYDLEYINNRLRIGLVHKRIGVEPKLYLSAIGTLKNLLFKVIREEMKDSQELVDTLSSLDKLFLFDITLVFETYIKSLVAEIESSKEKSERYALALEETVMERTHQLEIMSTTDALTGLLNVRSLSETLTKILRSAERRSELVSIVYIDVNDFKIVNDTDGHQKGDEILRAVGDAIKKVSRIVDNCYRYGGDEFCIVLPNCSKEEAHNIYMNRLRTELKKSFKDVTLSIGIVDAGPTDYYGAHTLIQKADEQMYIDKKKHKENKSK